A stretch of DNA from Streptomyces sp. NBC_01197:
CGCCTCAGCCGCGACCCGGTCCGGATGGTTCCGGACGGGCCGCGGCTGAGGTCAAATCTCGGTGGGAGGCGTCAGTTCCCCGTCACCGCGCGCAGTCGGACATCGGCGCGCCGCTCGGCGACGGCGTCGTCATCGGACTTCGCGCTCTCCAGCGCACGCTCGGCGCGCTGGACATCGATCTCGTCTGCCAGCTCCGCGATCTCGGCCAGCAGCGAAAGCTTGTTGTCGGCGAAGGAGAGGAAACCGCCGTGCACAGCGGCAACGACCGTCCCACCATCGCTCGTACGAATGGTCACCGGGCCCGATTCCAGCACACCGAGCAGCGGCTGGTGATTGGCCATGACCCCGATGTCGCCGGACGCGGTGCGCGCGACAACGAGAGTCGCCTCGCCGGACCAGACATTACGGTCCGCCGCGACCAGCTCGACGTGCAGCTCAGCAGCCAAGGTGGCTCCTCGGGTCATCACCCGGCACTGCTGCCGGGTGTTGGGTCAAAGTCTAATGGGCGTACGGAGAGGGGCGGGACACACCCGCCCCTCTCCGGGAGTCTGATGACTCACATGGGGCAGCGACTCAGGAGACGCCGAGCTCCTTGGCGTTGGCCTTGAGGTCCTCAATGCCACCGCACATGAAGAACGCCTGCTCGGGGAAGTGGTCGTAGTCCCCGTCGCAGATCGCGTTGAACGCGGTGATCGACTCGTCGAGCGGCACGTCCGAACCGTCCACGCCGGTGAACTGCTTGGCGACGTGGGTGTTCTGCGACAGGAAGCGCTCGACACGCCGGGCACGGTGGACAGTGAGCTTGTCCTCCTCGCCCAGTTCGTCGATACCGAGGATCGCGATGATGTCCTGGAGGTCCTTGTACTTCTGAAGAACACCCTTGAGGCGCAGAGCGGCGTCGTAGTGGTCCTTCGCGATGTAACGCGGGTCCAGGATGCGGGACGTCGAGTCCAGCGGGTCGACCGCCGGGTAGATGCCCTTCTCCGAGATCGGACGGGACAGCACGGTCGTCGCGTCCAGGTGGGCGAAGGTGGTCGCCGGCGCCGGGTCGGTCAGGTCGTCCGCGGGGACGTAGATCGCCTGCATCGAGGTGATCGAGTGTCCACGGGTCGACGTGATGCGCTCCTGCAGCAGACCCATCTCGTCAGCCAGGTTCGGCTGGTAACCCACCGCGGACGGCATACGGCCGAGCAGGGTGGACACCTCGGAACCGGCCTGGGTGTAACGGAAGATGTTGTCGATGAAGAAGAGCACGTCCTGCTTCTGCACATCGCGGAAGTACTCCGCCATGGTCAGACCGGCAAGCGCGACACGGAGACGGGTGCCCGGGGGCTCGTCCATCTGACCGAAGACAAGCGCCGTCTTGTCGATGACGCCGGACTCGGCCATCTCCTCGATGAGGTCGTTGCCCTCACGGGTACGCTCACCGACGCCCGCGAACACCGACACACCGTCATGGTTGTTGGCGACGCGGTAGATCATTTCCTGGATCAGCACGGTCTTGCCGACACCGGCACCACCGAACAGACCGATCTTCCCACCCGTGACGTACGGGGTGAGAAGGTCGATGACCTTGATGCCGGTCTCGAACATCTTGGTCTTCGACTCGAGCTGGTCGAAGGCCGGGGCCTTGCGGTGGATCGGCCAGCGCTCGGTGATCTCCGACTCGGCCTCAGGGTGGTTCAGGATCTCACCGAGGGTGTTGAACACCTTACCCTTGGTGATGTCACCGACCGGCACCGTGATGCCGTTGCCGGTGTCGACCACCGGGGCCTGGCGGACCAGGCCGTCGGTGGGCTGCATCGAGATCGCACGGATCACGCCGTCACCGAGGTGCTGCGCGACTTCGAGGGTCAGCGTCTTGAGCTTGCCGTCCTCGGCCGGGTCAGCGACCTCGACCTTCAGCGCGTTGTAGATCTCCGGCATCGCGTCGACGGGGAACTCCACGTCGACGACCGGGCCGATGACCCGGGCAACGCGGCCCGTGGCGGCGGCGGCCGTCGCCGCCTCGTCGATAGTCGTCGTCATTACTTGTCACTCCCCGCGGTCGCGTCGGCCAGGGCGCTTGAGCCACCGACGATCTCGCTGATTTCCTGGGTGATTTCGGCCTGGCGGGCCGCATTGGC
This window harbors:
- a CDS encoding F0F1 ATP synthase subunit epsilon — protein: MAAELHVELVAADRNVWSGEATLVVARTASGDIGVMANHQPLLGVLESGPVTIRTSDGGTVVAAVHGGFLSFADNKLSLLAEIAELADEIDVQRAERALESAKSDDDAVAERRADVRLRAVTGN
- the atpD gene encoding F0F1 ATP synthase subunit beta, yielding MTTTIDEAATAAAATGRVARVIGPVVDVEFPVDAMPEIYNALKVEVADPAEDGKLKTLTLEVAQHLGDGVIRAISMQPTDGLVRQAPVVDTGNGITVPVGDITKGKVFNTLGEILNHPEAESEITERWPIHRKAPAFDQLESKTKMFETGIKVIDLLTPYVTGGKIGLFGGAGVGKTVLIQEMIYRVANNHDGVSVFAGVGERTREGNDLIEEMAESGVIDKTALVFGQMDEPPGTRLRVALAGLTMAEYFRDVQKQDVLFFIDNIFRYTQAGSEVSTLLGRMPSAVGYQPNLADEMGLLQERITSTRGHSITSMQAIYVPADDLTDPAPATTFAHLDATTVLSRPISEKGIYPAVDPLDSTSRILDPRYIAKDHYDAALRLKGVLQKYKDLQDIIAILGIDELGEEDKLTVHRARRVERFLSQNTHVAKQFTGVDGSDVPLDESITAFNAICDGDYDHFPEQAFFMCGGIEDLKANAKELGVS